GTGGCCGTGCGCGATGCGGCAGTCCGCTTCCCGGCTGTTTCTTCCGCCCCGCGCCATTCCGCTTTCCACCCCACCCCGTCGCCTCGCGCATAGGCAGTGGAAGCTGCTTCGCAGAACCCGCCGGCGCACGGGTGCCCGAAGACCGGTCATCGCCCGAGGGGGATTTGCGTTTGCGTGCCAGCATGAATAAGGCTAATATTAGCAGAACGCTGGTTCTACGTCAAGAGAGGCTCTTGCACGAACAGAAGACCTCCCCGCCGCACCGGTCCCCCCCCGCCCTCCGTGTGCGCCCACCGCCGCCCGCGATCACACCCCACGACTGCCACCATCTGGTGGCTTGCGAGCGACCGTGCTATGGAGGGCTCCGCACGACGTATCAGCGGAGGAATCCATGCTCACTTTTCGAAGAGTCACACTTCTCGGCGGCGGGCTCGCCCTCGCGCTCGCAGCCTGCTCGAGCAACAGCAGCACGCCGGACACCGGCACCACGCGGGATGGCGCCGCGGCGGACAGCGCGGCTGCCGACGGCCCGGCGAAGGACGCCAGCGCGCAGCAGGACATCAAGCGCTCGGACCTGCACTTCAAGGACTCCACCTCCGTGGTGGACCTGGGCATCGTGATGCCCGACGGGCTCTCCTCGGGAAAGGACGGCGCGATGCAGGCGATCTGCGACTCGTTCGCCACGGCCTACGAGAAGCAGGTCGAGAACGCAAAGAAGTGCTCTCCCTCGGCTCCCGGCGTGCAGTGCACCGTACGCGTCGAGCTCGACAAGCTCCGCTGCGGCTGTCCGACGTATATCCACGGCGACGCCACGGCGGTGCTCGCCAAGATCAAGGCCCTCTGGGACGGCCACAAGTGCAAGGTGGCCGGCTGCCCCGCGGTGGTCTGCCCGCAGCCGAAGAGCGGGAGCTGCGAGGCCAGCTCCGGTCGCTGCAAGGACCAGACGTAGCGTCCAGCCTGCCCGCGTGCGGCGGATCACCGCCCCGCCCTCCCTTCTGTCGCTATCGTCCGCTTCCTAACTTGGCTTGATGGAGCAGACCCATGTCGCGACGTCGATACTCGCTGTCCACTCTCGCCTTCACCTCGCTGCTCGTGGGGTGCACGAGCTCCACCACCCCCGCGACGACGGACGCGGGTGGCAACGCGCCTGACGGAGCGCGCACCGACGGAGGCGGCGTCACCCCGGACGGCCGCGCGGGCGGCGACGGCGGCGCCTCGGAGGCTGGCGGGGGCGCGATGCTCCGGATCTACGTGAAGGGGGATCTGACGCCCATGCAGCTTAACGACGGGCTGTCGGGGCAGACGCCCAAAACCTACGAGATGGGCCTGACCCGGTTCGAGGTGCTGCGCTCGGCGACCGACCCGAGCCCGGTCCTGGTCTTCGATCACGGGGCGACGCCGCGACGCGTGGACCTGAAGGGCACCACCCTCGCGGGGGAGGCGCCGCTTAAGCAGCTCCCCGCGGGGAGCTACACCCACGGACGCATCGTGCTCGCCTGGGGCAAAGCCACCGTGGACGCCACCGTGCACGCCCAGGGGATGACCATCCCCGGGGAGCTCACCCTGCGAGGAGCGCTCAGCGACACCAGCCTCGACGGCAAGAGCTACAAGCAGGGCGAGGCCGAGTACACCTTCAAGGTGGCCACCGTGGAGCGGAGCCTGAAGGGCTCGCTGCCCGCCCTCCCCTCGACGGGCGGCGGCCAGGTCTCGCAGAGCGGCGGCAAGACCTACCTCACCTTCGCCTTCCCGAAGCCCCTCGTCCTCTCCCCGAGCGCCACCAAGGACCACCGCGCCACGATCGTCTACAAGATCTTCGAGTCCTTCCGGTGGCAGGAGGAGAGCAAGGCCGGCTACGCCACCAAGGTCTTCGACGTGGACGCGGACGGCCCGTCGAGCGAGCCGGTGAAGAACTTCGGCGCGCTTGACTACGCGGTGGAGACGGAGTGACGCCTCCATCTCTACTACCCCTCGGCGCGCAAATCACGTAGCGTCGCCCCATGACCGACGAGCCGGAGCGAACCGCCGCCCCGAAGCGCACGAAGCGCCCCCGCTGGAAACGCGTCGGGCGCCTCGTCGCGCGCAGCGGGAAGGCGGGCACGAAGACGAGCGCCATCGTGGCCGCGCTCGCGCCGCATCTCGCGGGGCTCCTCCTGCACGTGATCCCCCACGTACCGCACCTCTTCATCCCGCTCCTCGGACGGAAGAAGGCACCGGACGACGACGAGGGGAAGGGCCCTTAGCTCCGCGCCCTACGCCGAGAACGACGCCGCGGAAACGACCGCCGCGAGCGCCTCCGGCCGCTCCCAGTAGGCGAAGTGCCCGGTCCGCGCGAGGAGCTCGAGGCGCGCGCGCGGGATCGCCCTCGCGAGCCGCTCCTGCAGCTCGGGCGGCGTGATCCGGTCGTCGGCCCCTCCCACGACGAGCGTCGGGACCTTCACCTCCGGAAGCTGCGCCGTCAGGTCCGCCGCGTCGCAGGCGAGGAAGTCCGCCCGCAACAGCGCCGGCCCGCACTGGACGTGGCGCGCGGCCCAGAGCTCCACCTGCCTGGCGCTCGCCGTCGGGGAATAGCCTCGCGCCGCGAGCCACGCGGTCACCGCCTCGGGCCGCCCTAGCCGGGGGCCGAGCTCGGGATCCAGGCCGAGGCGCGCCGCGCTCGAGAGCAGCACCAGTCCCGCGAGCCGCTCCGGATGCCCGAGCGCCAGCTCCAGCGCCACCGCCCCCCCCATCGAGTGCCCGAGCACGACGTACCGCCCGAGACCGAGCCGCTCGGCCAGCGCGAGCGCCGCGTCCCGATACGCGCCGAGCAAGCTCTCGGGCCTCGGCAGGGGCGTGAGCGCGGGACTCCGCCCGTGTCCCGGTAGGTCGAGCGCCACCACGCGCCGCCCGCGACCGAGCCGGTTCGCCAGCTCGAGGAAGTGCAGCGAAGAGGCCCCCGCCCCGTGGAGCAAGAGCACCGCCGGTCGCCCTTCGCCCCGGACGCGGTAGCACAACCTTCGGCCGTTGATCTCGACGAGCGGCACGGCGCCACTCTACCTACCTTCGTTGACCGGCCACAAGCGGGTCAGTATTCTGCCGGCCGCATGTCCCTCCTCGGCACCGTTCGCGACCTGGACCGCCTGCGGCAGATCACCCAGGTGCTCGCGCGCCACGGCTTCGGCGAGCTCGCGACGCGCCTCGGCCTCGGCAAGGAGGGCAAGGCCGAGGACGGCACGCCGCTCCCCCGCCCGCTTCTCGGCGAGCGGCTGCGCCTCGTCTTTCAGGAGCTCGGACCGACCTTCATCAAGCTCGGCCAGCTCCTCTCCACGCGCTCGGACCTCCTCCCCGAGGACGTCGTCGCCGAGCTCTCGCGGCTGCAGGACGCCGTCCCGCCGATCCCCGAGGCTGCCGTGCGCGAACAGGTGCAAGAGGCCCTCGGCGCGCCGATCGAAGAGCTCTTCGTCACCTTCGACGCGACCCCGCTCGCCTGCGCCTCGGTGGCCCAGGTGCACCGCGCGACGCTGCGCCTCCCTGACGAGCCGGAGCCGCGACTCGTGGCCGTGAAGGTCCAGCGCCCCGGGATCGCCGTCACCGTGCAGCGCGACCTCGAGCTCCTGCACCTCCTCGCGCGCACCCTCGAGCGAACGCTCCCCGCCACACGCGTCTATTCGCCGGTGGGCCTGGCCGAGGAGTTCGACCGCACGATCACCGCCGAGCTCGACTTCACCATCGAAGCCCACAACGCCGAGCAGTTCGCGCGCAACTTCGAGGGCGACCCGGCGGTGCGCTTCCCGCGCATCTACCGGCAGGTCTCCTCGCGGCGCGTCTTGACGATGGAGTTCCTCGACGGGCTCAAGGTGGACAAGGCCGTCGAGGCCGGCGCGAGTGCGCAGTGGGTGGCCGAGACCGCCGTGCGGGTGCTGCTCAAGATGCTCTTCGAGGACGGGTTCTTTCACGCGGACCCGCACCCGGGCAACGTGCTCGTCCTGCCGCGCCCGGCGGACGGTGGCTACGCGCCCGCACAGCCGCTCGTCTTCGGCCTGCTCGACCTCGGCTCCGTCGGCTTTCTCCCCCCGCAGCTCCGCGACGGCACCGTGGACCTGATCATCGCCGCGGCCCGCAATGACGCCGAGGCGATCGCCGACGCGCTCCTCTCGCTCGCGCGCCCCGGACGCAAGGTGGAGCTCGAGCCCTTCCGCCAGCACGTGCGCAACGTGTCTCGCAAGCACCTCGGCCGTCCGCTGAAGGAGATGGAGGGCTCGGCGCTGCTCCGCGACCTGATCGTCGGCGCGATGAAGTTCGACCTCGAGATCCCGACCGAGCTCACCATGATGACCCGCGCCATCCTCACCGTGGAGGGGGTGGGGAAGCAGCTCTACCCCGAGCTCGACCTGTTCGGCGTCGCGAGACCGCACCTCGCGCGCATCGTCTGGCAGCGCTACCACCCGATGCGCCTCGTGGGCGAGCTCGGCCGCGGCGCCGGCCGCCTCGGCACCCTCGCCCGCGACCTGCCGATGCAGCTCCACGAACTGCTCGAGGACCTGCGCCACGGTCGGCTTCGCGTGCGCACCGTGGACCCGGCCGCCGCACGCGCCACCGAGCGTCTCGGCCGCCGCCTGCGCGCCGCGATCGTCAGCACGGCGCTGCTCGGCAGCGGAGTCGCGTTGCTCGTTGCGGGAAAGGAACCGGCGCTCGCGAGGGGCCTACTCTGGGCAGCCCTCGCGGCCTTCGCGCTGCACCTGATCGGGGACCTACGCGACGGAAAGAAGCGGGCGGGAGAATGACCGCGCGCGACGCTATTCCTCTTCCCAGCCCACCTCGAGCCCTTCCCCGTCCCCGAGGGCCTCGCGCAACAGCTTCAGCAGGGCGGGCGGGCACCCCTCCTCCTCGAACACGTCCAGGGTGTCGGCGGTGAGGTAGTACTCCCGATCCTCCTCGCTCTCCTCCTCGAGGTTGTCCTTCAGGAACTGGAGCTGCTCCTCGGAGATCTCGCCGATGGTGTCGCCACCATCCGCCGAATAGAGTCGAATCATCGCATCCTCCAGCAGGCTGCGAGCCCTCGATGGGCTCCCCGTCGACGCCTCGTCGACGCCCACCATCCTACCCATTCGCATCGCCGTCGCCAACCGTTGCCTTCACCGCGAAAAAACGATACCTGTCTGCCATGCATCGGCTCCCGGCGGCTCGACGGCCCCTCCGTCTCGCGCTCTTGCGCCCGGTCAAGTGCGCGCTTGCATTCGTCATCTTCCTCCACGCGGGACGCGCGCCCGCGAAGCTCGCCGACGTCGGCCCCTTGGGTCTCCCTCCCGAGGCCAAGCGCAAGCGATACGCCCCCGCCGTGCGCCCCTACCAGCCCCGAAAGCTGCCGGACCACGGCCTCTCCGACACGATGCCCGCCGCCGGGAAACGCGCGCGGGGCTTCTACCTCACCCCCACCTGGGTGAAGAAGTTCGGCGCGCGCACCACGGCCCGCATGTTGAAGCGCGCCCATCTGAACGCGGTGGTTCTCGACCTCAAGGACGACTTCGGCCACCTGCTCTACCCGAGCCGCCTGCCGCAGAGCGAGGGGGTGCGCTATCCGCTGATCAAGGACCCCGCCGCGCTGGTCAAGGCCTTCCACGACGAGGGGATCTACGTCATCGCGCGCATCGTCTGCTTCAAGGACAGCCGCCTGCCCGTCGTGCGCCCGGACCTCTCGGTGCGGATCGGGCAGGGGGCGCGGCGGCTCTTCTCCGCCGGAGCGGGCTGGATCGACGCCTACTCGGCCGAGGTGCGCGACTACGTCGTCGGCATCGCGCTCGAGGCCGAGAGCTTCGGCTTCGACGAGGTGCAGTTCGACTACGTCCGCTTCCCGAAGGGCAAGGCCGGCACCCTCGGCGTCTGGCTGCACCAGGACGGGCGCGACCGCGCGAGCCTCATCGCGAGCTTCCTCGAGCAGGCCGACCGGGCTCTGCGCATCCCGCTCTCGGTGGACATCTACGGGCTGACGACCCTAGTGGACGGGGACCCGCGCCGCCTCGGGCAGACCATCGAGCTCATGGCCAAG
This Deltaproteobacteria bacterium DNA region includes the following protein-coding sequences:
- a CDS encoding alpha/beta fold hydrolase yields the protein MPLVEINGRRLCYRVRGEGRPAVLLLHGAGASSLHFLELANRLGRGRRVVALDLPGHGRSPALTPLPRPESLLGAYRDAALALAERLGLGRYVVLGHSMGGAVALELALGHPERLAGLVLLSSAARLGLDPELGPRLGRPEAVTAWLAARGYSPTASARQVELWAARHVQCGPALLRADFLACDAADLTAQLPEVKVPTLVVGGADDRITPPELQERLARAIPRARLELLARTGHFAYWERPEALAAVVSAASFSA
- a CDS encoding AarF/ABC1/UbiB kinase family protein, whose amino-acid sequence is MSLLGTVRDLDRLRQITQVLARHGFGELATRLGLGKEGKAEDGTPLPRPLLGERLRLVFQELGPTFIKLGQLLSTRSDLLPEDVVAELSRLQDAVPPIPEAAVREQVQEALGAPIEELFVTFDATPLACASVAQVHRATLRLPDEPEPRLVAVKVQRPGIAVTVQRDLELLHLLARTLERTLPATRVYSPVGLAEEFDRTITAELDFTIEAHNAEQFARNFEGDPAVRFPRIYRQVSSRRVLTMEFLDGLKVDKAVEAGASAQWVAETAVRVLLKMLFEDGFFHADPHPGNVLVLPRPADGGYAPAQPLVFGLLDLGSVGFLPPQLRDGTVDLIIAAARNDAEAIADALLSLARPGRKVELEPFRQHVRNVSRKHLGRPLKEMEGSALLRDLIVGAMKFDLEIPTELTMMTRAILTVEGVGKQLYPELDLFGVARPHLARIVWQRYHPMRLVGELGRGAGRLGTLARDLPMQLHELLEDLRHGRLRVRTVDPAAARATERLGRRLRAAIVSTALLGSGVALLVAGKEPALARGLLWAALAAFALHLIGDLRDGKKRAGE
- a CDS encoding galactosyldiacylglycerol synthase — protein: MIRLYSADGGDTIGEISEEQLQFLKDNLEEESEEDREYYLTADTLDVFEEEGCPPALLKLLREALGDGEGLEVGWEEE